One window from the genome of Anguilla rostrata isolate EN2019 chromosome 5, ASM1855537v3, whole genome shotgun sequence encodes:
- the LOC135256177 gene encoding macrophage mannose receptor 1-like has product MPCVVMETAFTIIFIAGLCEGATVLLREHFYVKDFKNWDDASQHCRAQYTDLSLVLTEDDVERVMNSVPDSGTTSAWIGLKQRTDGQWRWKGDIALDFEKWASGEPGSDSWNDCVYARDGLWHNKGCYETFHFHCFKAYNRELTLVQQKMTWENALVYCRSKYTDLSSLLSNYTAEKVISSTGATTDFVWTGLRFLMGKWFWAYKRELTVVQEAMTWENALVYCRMGSSTKH; this is encoded by the exons ATGCCTTGTGTTGTCATGGAGACCGCTTTCACCATCATCTTCATCGCGGGGCTCTGTGAAGGGGCCACAGTCCTGCTCAGGGAGCATTTTTATGTGAAAGATTTTAAGAATTGGGATGATGCGTCACAGCACTGCCGAGCGCAGTACACCGACCTTTCCCTTGTGCTGACCGAGGATGACGTGGAACGGGTTATGAACTCTGTTCCTGATAGTGGCACAACCTCGGCTTGGATTGGTCTGAAGCAACGCACAGATGGACAGTGGAGGTGGAAAGGAGACATAGCATTAGACTTTGAAAAATGGGCATCTGGCGAGCCAGGTTCTGACTCCTGGAATGACTGTGTTTATGCGAGGGATGGTCTCTGGCACAACAAAGGATGTTACGAAACCTTTCACTTCCACTGCTTTAAGGCATATAACAGGGAGCTGACTCTGGTGCAGCAGAAGATGACATGGGAAAACGCTCTGGTTTACTGCAGGAGTAAGTACACCGACCTCTCCAGCCTGCTCTCAAACTACACTGCTGAGAAGGTTATAAGCAGCACAGGAGCCACGACTGACTTTGTGTGGACAGGCCTGCGATTCCTGATGGGCAAGTGGTTTTGG GCATATAAAAGGGAGCTGACTGTGGTGCAGGAGGCGATGACATGGGAAAACGCTCTGGTTTACTGCAGGA tgggaagctccACTAAGCACTAG